The following are from one region of the Bacillota bacterium genome:
- the tuf gene encoding elongation factor Tu (EF-Tu; promotes GTP-dependent binding of aminoacyl-tRNA to the A-site of ribosomes during protein biosynthesis; when the tRNA anticodon matches the mRNA codon, GTP hydrolysis results; the inactive EF-Tu-GDP leaves the ribosome and release of GDP is promoted by elongation factor Ts; many prokaryotes have two copies of the gene encoding EF-Tu), with protein NGYRPQLYFRTTDVTGTINLPEGVEMVMPGDNVVMDVELITPIAIEQGLRFAIREGGRTVGAGVVAEVFE; from the coding sequence TTAACGGCTATCGGCCGCAGCTATACTTTAGGACCACCGACGTTACCGGTACCATTAATCTGCCGGAGGGCGTGGAGATGGTGATGCCCGGCGACAACGTGGTGATGGACGTGGAGCTCATTACTCCCATTGCCATTGAGCAGGGACTGCGCTTTGCTATTCGCGAAGGTGGCCGTACCGTAGGAGCCGGTGTTGTGGCTGAGGTGTTTGAATAG